The nucleotide window GACGGCGAGATCACCCTCGCCATCGAGTCGAGGTTCGCTTACGAGAAGGTCGTCGATCCTTCGCGAGTCGAGGTCGAGACCAGGAACGGCCTGGTTCACCTGCGTGGCACGGTCGAGACGGCGGATCAACGCACACGAGCAGGAAAAGTGGCGTCGCAAGTCACCGGGGTCACGCGCGTCGACAACGAGTTGGAAATCTACCGCCGCTAGCGGCCGGTCCGGAAGAAGGCCGGCTGAGAAGCATCTCTCAGCCGGAGCGAGTTTGGCGGTGTTGGTGACCCGTGGATCCGTCTCGCCCGCATTATTCATGACGGTTCGTCGCGAAATCGCGGAGCTGCGTCGCGAGACCGGCGCGCGGAGCCGTGAGGGAGGAAGGCATACTCGTGCAGTATGTCGACCGACCGAGCGGCGAGGCCGCCGGCCTGCGTGGCGAAACTCCGCACGCAGGCTTGTCGCAGCAGCGGATCGGCGATTGCAGTAGAAGCGCTCATGAATAATGCGGGCTAGGGAGAGCCGGCTCGTTCTTTGCGATCCCAAAACTGAATCTGCTTTCCAGCCGGCGCCCCGAGATTCGATTCCGGATAATCCGTCTCCACCCTGATGAGCTTCTCGTCCGCGGAGAGTTCCGCCTTGGAGACGCCGATTTCCTTTCCGCCGAATTTAATGATGTTGAGCGTGTGGCGGCCGTCCACCCTGCTGATGCCCATCGTTTGTTTTGAGGGCTTACCGTCGATCAAAACCGGCACATCCCTGCCGTCGAGCGAGGTGACGATCGTTGTATCGCTGGCCCCCGGCGCGCCCGGACCCACGACTTTGTAGGTGATCTTCCAGCCCGACGTCATTTCCTCGATCTTCATCGTGAGCTGGCCGCCCGGCTGATTTTCCCGGAGCACCCAGGTACCCGTCCATGCCGCGTTCTCGGCGCCGGCCGGTGATCCGAAACCAAGAACGAGCAGTAGGAACGCGACACGTTTCATGAGAGCCTCGCTTTCTGGCGACCACGGCCGCGGAGAACCGTCACTTTCACATACTCCCGGCCGGCGGTCAAAGTATATGTCTGCCGAGCCGTGACTGAAAAGCCCCTGTTCTCATTATTCATCCACCGACGGTCGTATGAGCAACAACCCGTAACCGGCGGCGAAAAGCAGATACGCGCCGCTCCAAGCTGCGGCCGACAGTTGGAGGACCGTATGGGTCAGCGCCGTCGGCGCTTCTACCTGTGGGACGAGAATGCGCACCATGGCGCCCAT belongs to Nitrospira sp. and includes:
- a CDS encoding BON domain-containing protein, with amino-acid sequence MTLRQKRTLWRPIRWVMAMVAGCTLAMLAACETPRATSDRYFDDGEITLAIESRFAYEKVVDPSRVEVETRNGLVHLRGTVETADQRTRAGKVASQVTGVTRVDNELEIYRR